The following coding sequences are from one Enterobacter chengduensis window:
- a CDS encoding LysR family transcriptional regulator produces the protein MRKNPPLKALKSFEAAARHLSFTRAAKELFVTPAAVSQQIRILEERLGITLFRRQSRSLELTEEAAILYDGLHEAFRTIENIYHQFEGGEYKEVLTLGCVGTFALGWLEARLGRFQTLHPHVDVRLRINNNIVNIAAEGLDLAIRFGTGIWPSTNNEKIFDAPFGVLCDPEMAGRLRAPRDLLNERLLRSYRMNEWEDWFREAGEDVAGISGTVYDSSGLMIQTVIHTGGAALVPLNMFTRELTSGQVVQPFETVVNAGSYWLTYSKSRIIRPVVRTFRAWLLNEAHSD, from the coding sequence ATGCGAAAAAACCCTCCCCTGAAAGCCCTCAAATCTTTTGAAGCTGCCGCCAGGCACCTCAGCTTTACCCGGGCCGCGAAAGAGCTGTTCGTTACCCCAGCCGCCGTCAGCCAGCAAATAAGAATTCTTGAGGAGCGTCTGGGTATCACGCTTTTCAGACGACAGTCCCGCAGCCTGGAGCTCACAGAGGAAGCCGCGATCCTCTATGACGGACTGCACGAAGCGTTCCGGACTATAGAAAATATTTATCATCAGTTTGAAGGCGGGGAATATAAGGAAGTCCTGACGCTGGGCTGTGTAGGCACGTTTGCCCTTGGCTGGCTTGAGGCCAGGCTGGGGCGTTTCCAGACGCTTCACCCCCATGTGGATGTCCGTCTGCGTATTAACAATAATATCGTCAATATTGCTGCAGAGGGGCTCGATCTGGCTATCAGGTTTGGTACCGGGATATGGCCCTCAACCAATAATGAAAAAATATTCGACGCGCCGTTTGGCGTGCTGTGCGACCCAGAAATGGCCGGACGGCTTCGTGCACCCCGGGATTTGCTGAACGAAAGGCTGCTTCGTTCTTACCGGATGAATGAATGGGAAGACTGGTTTCGTGAGGCCGGGGAGGACGTCGCCGGCATCAGCGGTACGGTCTATGACTCGTCAGGACTGATGATCCAGACCGTCATACATACCGGCGGCGCGGCGCTGGTTCCCCTGAATATGTTTACACGGGAGCTCACATCCGGGCAGGTTGTGCAGCCCTTCGAAACGGTTGTCAATGCCGGCAGCTACTGGCTGACATATTCAAAATCCAGAATCATACGCCCCGTAGTCAGAACCTTCAGGGCCTGGCTTCTCAACGAAGCTCATAGTGATTAA
- a CDS encoding helix-turn-helix domain-containing protein, which produces MTVAEKVKALRLKKAWSQEQLAEVASLSVRTVQRTEKGQKPGLETLSALASAFDVSVSELSEEDGDAVNALDERISDARAQVAREMTFWRILATALLTCTAMMVINYLLTPESYWSLVVTAIWGSLVMFRGLRVFVIHDRLKSWQQRRLNNLLRPGTKKGK; this is translated from the coding sequence ATGACCGTCGCAGAGAAAGTGAAAGCCCTTCGCCTGAAGAAGGCCTGGTCTCAGGAGCAGCTGGCAGAAGTCGCCTCGCTTTCTGTCAGAACGGTTCAGCGCACTGAAAAAGGGCAGAAACCTGGTCTTGAAACGTTGAGTGCGCTTGCCTCTGCCTTTGACGTCAGCGTATCTGAGCTCTCGGAAGAGGACGGGGATGCCGTCAACGCGCTGGATGAACGTATCAGTGATGCCAGAGCCCAGGTTGCCCGGGAAATGACGTTCTGGCGGATACTCGCAACGGCTCTTCTGACATGTACCGCAATGATGGTTATCAACTATCTGCTGACTCCGGAAAGCTACTGGTCCCTCGTTGTGACCGCCATATGGGGCAGCCTTGTTATGTTCAGGGGGCTGAGGGTGTTTGTTATTCACGATCGGCTTAAGTCATGGCAACAGCGCAGGTTGAATAATCTCCTCCGTCCGGGCACAAAAAAAGGAAAATAA
- a CDS encoding LysE family translocator → MIISSLIAIATVLTMGVISPGPSFIYVARNAVVHSRRHGLVTALGTGVGAAIFSLAAMLGLQKLLLMVPELFMVLKVAGGAYLLWLAVKMFRDATRPLYLALDGDKNDGRTLMMTFRDGLLTQLSNPKTAIIFASIFSALLPENIPALFYVAIPLMSFLIDFGWYAIVSLCLSSERPRRAYLRLKTSVDRASSAVLAALGMRLIYSSFVK, encoded by the coding sequence ATGATTATTTCCAGCCTGATAGCGATTGCCACCGTTCTGACAATGGGGGTTATCAGCCCGGGTCCCAGTTTTATCTATGTCGCGCGGAATGCGGTCGTCCACTCCCGACGCCACGGGCTTGTGACCGCTCTCGGTACCGGCGTGGGCGCTGCCATTTTTTCGCTGGCCGCCATGCTCGGCCTGCAGAAGCTGCTGCTCATGGTTCCGGAGCTGTTCATGGTGCTGAAAGTTGCGGGCGGGGCCTATCTGTTATGGCTTGCTGTTAAAATGTTCAGGGACGCAACCCGGCCTCTGTATCTGGCGCTTGACGGCGATAAAAATGACGGCAGGACGCTGATGATGACGTTCCGGGATGGCTTACTGACGCAGCTCAGTAACCCTAAAACAGCAATCATTTTTGCATCGATCTTCAGCGCCCTGCTGCCTGAAAATATCCCGGCCCTTTTTTATGTCGCGATCCCGCTGATGAGTTTCCTGATTGATTTTGGCTGGTACGCGATCGTTTCGCTCTGCCTGTCCTCCGAAAGACCGCGCAGGGCTTATCTTCGTCTGAAAACCTCAGTCGATCGGGCATCATCCGCGGTTCTGGCAGCACTGGGTATGCGGCTGATTTATTCCTCCTTTGTTAAATAA
- a CDS encoding AraC family transcriptional regulator gives MKISPDDSFDPDSFSEPVIGIASDLGVHDSGQHSHLRHQLLFSASGSITIELEQTLCQLPPRRAAWIPAGTIHRAMMRGVLAYRSLYFSTTLPLSLLPLQIVEVNPLFFEVIERMAFWPWGMLAEQQASLINVFCEEIQTARTENWTLQLPSDARLNLWLDGVRTGELPPRLGQLSQQIGASERTISRVFIRDTGMNYQNWRQQWRLLKAMEMLCDGWQLSYVAQQLEFVSDSAFITFFRQHTGTTPARYSLKNIAEKSPR, from the coding sequence ATGAAAATTAGCCCCGACGATAGTTTCGATCCGGATAGTTTTAGTGAGCCGGTAATCGGAATTGCGTCCGATTTAGGTGTACACGATTCAGGACAACACAGTCACCTTCGTCATCAGCTGCTCTTTTCAGCGTCGGGGAGCATCACAATTGAACTTGAACAAACCCTGTGCCAGCTTCCCCCCCGCCGAGCAGCCTGGATCCCTGCAGGAACAATTCATCGCGCCATGATGCGTGGTGTGCTGGCCTATCGTTCCCTCTACTTTTCAACCACGCTTCCGTTATCTCTACTGCCACTGCAAATAGTCGAGGTTAATCCCCTGTTTTTTGAAGTCATAGAACGAATGGCATTCTGGCCATGGGGAATGCTGGCAGAGCAACAGGCCAGTCTCATTAACGTTTTCTGTGAAGAAATACAGACTGCACGCACAGAAAACTGGACATTACAGCTCCCCTCAGACGCTCGCCTGAACTTATGGCTGGATGGAGTACGTACGGGCGAATTACCCCCACGCCTTGGCCAGTTGTCCCAACAGATTGGTGCATCTGAGCGCACGATAAGCCGGGTCTTTATCAGAGATACCGGAATGAATTATCAGAACTGGCGGCAGCAGTGGAGGCTGCTAAAGGCAATGGAAATGCTGTGTGACGGATGGCAGTTAAGCTATGTGGCGCAACAGCTGGAATTTGTCAGCGACAGTGCATTCATCACGTTTTTTCGACAGCATACAGGTACGACTCCAGCACGTTATTCACTTAAGAATATTGCTGAAAAAAGTCCCCGCTGA
- the ampH gene encoding D-alanyl-D-alanine-carboxypeptidase/endopeptidase AmpH, producing MKRKSLFLAVATLLAASYVNAGQLTTEQQIAEKSAQIFHDTNPPAMVMAIIQNGQVTYHAYGETAKGNHTSPTPDSLLRVGSMSKILASELLVKLADKGALGLTDPLQKYAPPGMTVPEVSHGNPVTLLSLATHTSGLPRLIPGQAPAGAAPFTWPDRPARWRWLNQKPTLTAPWEQAQYSNVGYDLLADAMEAAGKKPYLQLMRENVTGPLGMKDTTTQPDGAQCQRLMEGSGIDPAGPCTDTTAAAGNGGMYSTARDMASWMQHLLNIRHSDKPALRAVQQAMYVQRQQLKSITGLDLAGKAQGLGMGWVFIRPSVDSPVMIQKTGGGGGFMSYMVLVPGEKTGIFVSVTKVDLDMFSTLTRETNSLIPLLLKAAHGERVSPAS from the coding sequence ATGAAGAGAAAATCACTGTTTCTGGCCGTGGCCACTCTGCTGGCCGCCAGTTATGTCAATGCTGGCCAGCTGACCACCGAGCAGCAAATTGCTGAGAAGTCTGCACAGATATTTCATGACACTAATCCTCCGGCTATGGTCATGGCCATTATTCAGAATGGTCAGGTGACGTATCACGCCTATGGTGAAACGGCTAAAGGCAACCATACCAGCCCTACGCCCGACTCGCTGCTTAGGGTCGGCTCTATGTCAAAAATTCTGGCCTCAGAGCTGCTGGTTAAGCTTGCCGATAAGGGAGCGCTCGGGCTGACCGACCCGCTTCAGAAATATGCTCCCCCGGGGATGACGGTCCCTGAGGTGAGCCATGGAAATCCCGTTACCCTGCTTTCGCTTGCCACACATACCAGCGGGCTGCCGCGGCTTATCCCGGGCCAGGCTCCTGCCGGCGCAGCTCCGTTCACTTGGCCGGACAGGCCTGCCCGCTGGCGCTGGCTGAATCAGAAGCCGACCCTGACCGCGCCGTGGGAACAGGCGCAGTACTCTAATGTCGGATACGATCTGCTGGCCGATGCTATGGAAGCTGCCGGTAAAAAACCCTACCTGCAGCTTATGCGGGAAAATGTGACGGGCCCGCTGGGTATGAAAGACACCACCACCCAGCCTGACGGGGCTCAGTGTCAGCGGCTCATGGAAGGCTCTGGCATCGATCCTGCCGGTCCCTGCACGGACACGACGGCAGCCGCCGGCAACGGCGGGATGTATTCCACCGCAAGGGACATGGCGAGCTGGATGCAGCATCTGTTGAATATCCGTCATTCTGATAAGCCAGCGCTCAGGGCCGTTCAGCAGGCCATGTATGTACAGAGACAGCAACTTAAATCCATTACGGGTCTGGATTTAGCCGGGAAAGCGCAGGGGCTGGGAATGGGCTGGGTCTTTATCCGGCCTTCGGTTGACTCCCCGGTAATGATCCAAAAAACCGGCGGCGGCGGCGGTTTTATGAGTTATATGGTTCTGGTGCCCGGCGAGAAAACGGGGATCTTTGTCTCTGTGACAAAAGTGGATCTGGATATGTTCTCAACCTTAACGCGTGAAACGAACAGCCTTATCCCGCTCCTGTTAAAAGCAGCTCACGGGGAACGCGTCAGTCCGGCTTCATAA
- a CDS encoding multidrug effflux MFS transporter: MNSIIRPPLWLLTLLIMFPQLVETIYSPALPDIARSFQVSSERAAQTLSVYFFSFAAGVALWGWLSDWFGRRPAIMAGLICYGAGSVMAIVSTDFSVLLLARMVAATGAAAGSVVVQTMLRDSYESTSLARVFSVMGAALALSPVFGLVSGGWLVSLYGHTGVFIALASLAIILLILAAVLLPETRPENTLRIRGSGLASRMIRDGMLWKNAILVALLNTMLFSYYSLAPFLFRLLGWSSRAFGWTGILLALASLSGSLLNRRLLTTGITPEQLVRHACTLALLSGVAAWWLQHSAWILIPVAGTVIAYGIAIPNVLSQALHRYREQTGAAGALFGLSYYLLLGMMLGLAGMVQQLGLVLTICAAMSLLCSVLRG; the protein is encoded by the coding sequence ATGAATAGTATTATTCGCCCTCCCCTGTGGCTGCTGACGCTGCTTATTATGTTTCCACAACTGGTAGAAACTATATACAGCCCTGCGTTGCCAGATATCGCCAGATCTTTTCAGGTAAGCAGCGAGCGTGCTGCTCAGACGCTTTCAGTCTATTTTTTCTCCTTTGCTGCCGGAGTGGCATTGTGGGGCTGGCTGAGTGACTGGTTCGGACGACGTCCGGCCATCATGGCTGGACTCATCTGTTACGGAGCGGGATCTGTAATGGCAATTGTGTCCACCGATTTTAGCGTATTACTGCTGGCCCGTATGGTGGCAGCCACGGGTGCTGCCGCCGGGTCTGTTGTAGTGCAGACCATGCTGAGGGACAGTTATGAATCAACCTCACTGGCCCGCGTCTTTTCCGTCATGGGAGCGGCGCTTGCACTGAGTCCGGTTTTCGGTCTGGTAAGTGGAGGCTGGCTGGTAAGTCTGTACGGCCATACCGGCGTATTTATTGCTCTGGCATCACTGGCGATAATATTGCTAATACTGGCAGCAGTTTTACTGCCGGAAACGCGGCCAGAGAACACGCTCAGAATCCGGGGGAGCGGTCTGGCGTCCCGCATGATCCGGGACGGTATGCTCTGGAAAAATGCAATACTCGTAGCCCTGCTGAATACAATGTTGTTCAGTTATTACAGCCTGGCTCCGTTTCTTTTCAGGCTGCTGGGGTGGAGCTCCAGGGCATTCGGATGGACGGGGATATTACTGGCACTTGCTTCACTCTCGGGCAGCCTCCTGAACCGGAGACTGTTAACAACCGGTATAACACCGGAACAGCTGGTACGTCATGCATGTACACTGGCTCTGCTTTCCGGTGTTGCTGCCTGGTGGTTGCAGCACTCGGCGTGGATACTTATACCGGTAGCCGGAACTGTAATTGCCTATGGCATAGCGATACCCAACGTGTTGAGCCAGGCGCTGCACCGTTATCGCGAACAGACCGGAGCTGCGGGAGCATTATTCGGCTTGAGCTATTACTTATTACTGGGAATGATGCTGGGGCTCGCCGGCATGGTGCAGCAACTGGGACTGGTTCTGACAATCTGTGCTGCTATGTCTCTTTTGTGCAGTGTGTTACGTGGGTGA
- a CDS encoding AAA family ATPase, with amino-acid sequence MYSENQRIIITGGPGSGKSTLLNSLRAKGYPTAAEAGRAIIRNQVAIGGNALPWKDREAFAGLMLNWELRSWHEAAQSETPFFFDRGLPDIVGYLTLCNLPVPPHMKRATELFRYAHTVFIAPPWEDIYVQDTERKQSFGEAVQTYHAMAEAYGRCGYNLIRLPLCGPEERAEIILSSLYDRHHHGEPS; translated from the coding sequence ATGTATTCTGAAAACCAAAGAATTATTATTACCGGCGGACCGGGGTCAGGTAAAAGCACGCTGCTGAATTCCCTGCGCGCAAAAGGTTATCCGACGGCAGCTGAGGCCGGACGCGCAATCATACGGAACCAGGTGGCGATCGGCGGAAATGCGCTGCCCTGGAAGGACAGGGAAGCTTTCGCCGGGCTGATGCTGAACTGGGAGTTACGCTCGTGGCATGAAGCTGCTCAAAGCGAAACGCCATTTTTCTTTGACCGTGGGCTGCCGGATATAGTTGGCTATCTTACGCTCTGTAATCTGCCGGTGCCGCCCCATATGAAGAGAGCGACTGAACTGTTCCGGTATGCTCATACCGTGTTCATCGCGCCGCCATGGGAAGACATCTACGTACAGGATACGGAGCGTAAGCAGTCATTCGGGGAAGCGGTTCAGACGTACCATGCAATGGCTGAGGCCTACGGCAGATGCGGCTATAACCTCATCAGGTTACCGCTTTGCGGGCCGGAAGAGCGGGCTGAAATTATTTTATCCAGCCTGTACGACAGGCATCACCACGGCGAGCCCTCCTGA
- a CDS encoding DUF6622 family protein, with translation MNLSEFFSHVPIWVWLLLAFLLRRGFTALYDREMKTGRLFLLPVVFLVWGGYGIMTETERAGVSLTMMIAGLLAGGALGYWMWGSQPPLQDSGNPGRVIRAGTPLTLGMIVITFCTKFILTSAIFLQPGLAASASFCMLMGGLTGLFDGVFWGGTLRIFLPWYNKRLV, from the coding sequence ATGAACCTGTCTGAATTTTTCAGTCATGTACCGATCTGGGTCTGGCTCCTGCTGGCTTTTTTACTTCGTCGTGGTTTTACCGCCCTTTATGACAGGGAAATGAAAACCGGACGGCTTTTTTTGCTCCCGGTAGTGTTTCTTGTCTGGGGAGGCTACGGAATTATGACTGAAACAGAAAGGGCAGGGGTAAGTCTCACCATGATGATCGCAGGATTACTCGCGGGAGGAGCACTCGGCTACTGGATGTGGGGATCACAACCTCCCCTGCAGGATTCAGGCAACCCGGGCAGGGTTATCAGGGCCGGGACGCCGCTGACGCTGGGAATGATTGTTATTACTTTTTGTACAAAATTCATTCTTACTTCAGCCATCTTCCTGCAGCCCGGTCTTGCGGCGTCAGCGAGTTTTTGCATGCTGATGGGTGGGCTCACCGGACTGTTTGATGGTGTATTCTGGGGAGGCACGTTAAGGATTTTTCTCCCGTGGTACAATAAAAGACTTGTCTGA
- a CDS encoding MBL fold metallo-hydrolase has product MALKMTILVENHLSPHAAAGMQSRAGLSILLDDGESRILFDSGPDETVAHNARLINEPLTDLNAVVLSHGHYDHSGGITSLDPGTRIICHPGVLRERYAAVRLPGKVIPLKKLSVVERFCGLDVEYSKTPRVVAGRFVWSGEIPVESPEPWGYTDYRNATPDYVSDEGALIWRSSRGLVIMTGCGHRGLENTVRHCVNITGENRVYALIGGFHLRAASPLRLIRLKAFLRELAPEHVLGCHCTGRWGKLWLRNTHPVACGDTVIFEE; this is encoded by the coding sequence GTGGCACTCAAAATGACCATTCTGGTCGAAAACCATCTGTCGCCTCACGCGGCTGCAGGAATGCAGTCCCGTGCAGGCCTCTCCATCCTCCTGGACGACGGAGAGAGCCGGATACTGTTTGACTCCGGCCCGGATGAAACCGTTGCTCACAACGCCAGGCTAATCAACGAGCCGCTGACAGATCTGAACGCGGTTGTATTATCACACGGGCATTACGATCACAGCGGCGGAATAACGTCTCTTGACCCAGGGACGAGGATTATCTGTCATCCCGGAGTATTACGGGAAAGGTATGCCGCTGTCAGGCTGCCGGGAAAGGTCATTCCTCTTAAGAAACTTTCGGTCGTGGAGCGTTTTTGCGGTCTTGACGTGGAGTACAGCAAAACCCCGCGCGTCGTGGCGGGACGTTTTGTCTGGAGTGGTGAAATCCCCGTGGAAAGCCCGGAGCCCTGGGGTTATACCGATTACAGGAACGCCACGCCTGATTATGTGTCTGACGAAGGCGCACTTATCTGGCGCTCGTCCCGCGGGCTGGTCATTATGACCGGGTGTGGCCACCGTGGGCTGGAGAACACCGTTCGCCACTGCGTGAACATTACGGGAGAAAACCGCGTCTACGCCCTTATCGGGGGATTTCATCTGCGGGCAGCGTCACCGCTCAGGCTGATAAGGCTGAAAGCATTTTTGCGTGAGCTCGCACCTGAGCATGTTCTGGGCTGCCACTGCACCGGAAGATGGGGAAAACTGTGGCTCAGGAATACGCATCCTGTAGCGTGCGGAGATACCGTTATTTTTGAAGAGTAA
- a CDS encoding EAL domain-containing protein: MKLRKRALAAGIIVPAILATLLSSGMAWRQLSRDTSVTADILMSQVDHITSIARHASLVTARLATQPCESVLQQMTENGALTPYIRSTGLIRDGKVICSSVTGARQQSADEIFGVAVSVPTGKINVIATEGTSSVPGHVAVIYAYGAGNRTTAFSVVDARYVTDLMDSLDDENHSVQQLRFSDGPVISGQEKISPRVKVFTAEFHSAASQAQLQVLTPTLSLRHYILRNLLFLGPLSLLLTLAMLYMWHRWDSRKMSLAEEIRKGMADGEFSVHYQPVCDTATGACSGAEALMRWQRTDGRSISPVVFIRAAEEEGLIVSLTQHLFSLIEDDVRAWQVTDPFHLGVNIAAPHLTDRSFTADVLRLWVSLDPAFRLVLEITERSLVEDTEAASAKLHELRQKGCQVAVDDFGTGYCSLSLLQSLPVDYLKIDKIFIDSLTSAGADTPVLDTILGLSRRLGLTTIAEGVMAAHQAEWLIKNQVPYVQGYYYARPMPAAAFYQWYREQGVRLKDDVIA, from the coding sequence ATGAAATTACGAAAAAGGGCGCTGGCTGCCGGAATTATCGTACCCGCAATCCTGGCTACACTGCTGTCGTCAGGGATGGCCTGGCGCCAGCTGAGCAGGGACACGTCCGTGACGGCAGACATACTGATGAGCCAGGTCGACCACATCACGTCCATTGCCCGCCATGCAAGCCTGGTAACCGCCAGGCTCGCCACTCAGCCCTGTGAAAGCGTCCTGCAGCAGATGACGGAGAACGGCGCCCTCACGCCCTACATCCGCAGCACCGGGCTTATACGGGATGGTAAAGTAATCTGCTCCTCCGTGACCGGAGCCAGACAGCAAAGTGCCGATGAGATTTTTGGTGTTGCCGTTTCAGTACCCACAGGGAAGATAAACGTTATCGCCACGGAGGGGACCAGCAGCGTGCCCGGGCACGTGGCTGTTATCTACGCTTATGGCGCCGGCAACCGGACGACGGCATTCAGCGTGGTGGATGCCCGATACGTTACGGACCTGATGGACTCCCTGGATGATGAGAATCATTCGGTTCAGCAGCTCAGGTTCAGTGATGGCCCCGTCATTTCCGGGCAGGAGAAAATCTCCCCACGTGTGAAAGTGTTCACAGCTGAGTTCCACTCTGCCGCGAGTCAGGCGCAGCTTCAGGTTCTTACACCGACGCTGTCGCTTCGCCATTACATCCTGCGTAATCTGCTTTTCCTCGGTCCCCTGTCCCTGCTACTGACCCTGGCCATGCTGTACATGTGGCATCGCTGGGATTCTAGAAAGATGTCTCTGGCGGAAGAAATCAGGAAAGGGATGGCAGACGGCGAATTCAGCGTGCATTACCAGCCGGTCTGTGACACCGCGACTGGTGCCTGCTCCGGCGCCGAAGCCCTGATGCGCTGGCAGCGTACTGACGGTAGAAGCATTTCACCGGTGGTGTTTATCCGGGCCGCTGAAGAGGAAGGTCTGATTGTCAGCCTGACGCAGCATCTCTTCAGCCTGATAGAAGACGATGTCAGGGCATGGCAGGTGACTGACCCCTTCCATCTGGGCGTGAATATCGCAGCCCCTCACCTGACGGACCGGTCGTTTACCGCTGACGTACTGAGACTGTGGGTTTCTCTCGATCCCGCTTTTCGACTGGTGCTGGAAATTACCGAGCGCAGCCTGGTTGAGGACACTGAAGCGGCATCAGCGAAACTTCATGAGCTACGCCAGAAAGGCTGTCAGGTGGCCGTGGATGATTTTGGTACGGGCTACTGCTCGCTGAGCCTGCTTCAGAGCCTGCCGGTGGATTACCTGAAAATTGACAAAATATTCATCGACAGCCTGACGTCGGCCGGTGCGGACACGCCGGTACTGGACACCATTTTGGGCCTCAGCAGACGGCTGGGGCTGACCACCATTGCCGAGGGCGTAATGGCCGCACATCAGGCTGAATGGCTGATAAAAAATCAGGTACCTTACGTTCAGGGTTATTATTATGCCAGACCCATGCCGGCTGCCGCGTTTTATCAGTGGTACCGGGAGCAGGGCGTGAGACTGAAAGACGACGTTATTGCGTAA
- a CDS encoding penicillin-binding transpeptidase domain-containing protein, whose translation MKNKQSIRPSSPEKGFSNVRYNILLAGIALIFIVLVARLTGLQLFDHAVLENAADRRSVRTLALPAQRGTLTDRYGVVLAMSVPARDIIADPKRIAAAHPDFAEARWAFLADLLDITPEELRRTIQDNSDKEFLFLKKKSPLSLSRAVSQLHLPGISQKYNENRYYPLGEASASLIGVTGAENRGLSGIEQSFNTVLRKDFGVKKIRKNARGGVISVIQYDAPETAPAIRLSIDSVLQYIVYSRLREGVEQHHAQSGAAVLVSVNTGEILAMASYPSFNPNRFSGATSAEMRNVAINDSFEPGSTVKPFVILEGLRRHIISSSTLLDTRPFRVDGHLIRDVGYWPALTPTGILQKSSDTGVSHIALAMPSDALVKTYSSFGLGKPTGLGLPGESTGYFPFSRHRWADIERATFAFGYGLRVTPLQLARAYATLGACGVYHPLSVTRLSAPVYGEQVADPKLADAVIRMMESDVLPGGSGVRAAVPGYRLAIKTGTAEKLGAGGKYDGGHITYTAGVAPASRPEVALVVVINNPKAGQHFGGSVAAPVFGQIIGPVLTRLKIAPDALRAPVVHRQSG comes from the coding sequence ATGAAAAATAAACAAAGTATTCGCCCGTCATCACCTGAGAAGGGATTCAGCAACGTCAGATATAATATTCTTCTTGCCGGTATCGCATTAATCTTTATCGTGCTGGTTGCCAGGCTCACCGGACTTCAGCTTTTTGACCACGCTGTCCTGGAAAATGCGGCTGACCGTCGATCCGTACGGACACTTGCACTGCCAGCACAGCGCGGAACCCTGACCGATCGTTACGGCGTTGTTCTCGCCATGAGCGTGCCGGCACGTGACATCATTGCTGATCCAAAACGCATCGCTGCCGCTCATCCGGACTTCGCGGAAGCCAGATGGGCTTTTCTGGCCGACTTGCTGGATATCACGCCTGAGGAACTTCGCAGAACTATTCAAGATAATTCGGACAAGGAATTCCTGTTTCTGAAGAAAAAGTCGCCCCTGTCATTGTCCAGGGCCGTGTCACAGCTGCATCTGCCGGGCATAAGTCAGAAATACAATGAAAATCGCTACTATCCGCTGGGTGAGGCATCAGCCTCGCTCATTGGTGTGACCGGTGCCGAAAATAGAGGGCTGAGTGGTATTGAGCAGAGCTTTAACACCGTTCTGAGAAAGGACTTCGGGGTGAAAAAAATACGCAAAAACGCCAGGGGGGGCGTCATCAGCGTGATCCAGTATGACGCTCCGGAAACTGCACCGGCGATCAGGCTGAGTATTGACAGTGTGCTTCAGTATATTGTTTACAGCCGGTTAAGGGAGGGGGTCGAGCAACATCACGCCCAGTCAGGCGCTGCGGTGCTTGTCAGCGTAAACACCGGCGAAATTCTGGCTATGGCATCCTATCCGTCGTTTAATCCCAACCGTTTTTCCGGTGCCACTTCCGCTGAAATGCGTAACGTGGCGATTAATGACAGCTTTGAGCCGGGTTCAACGGTTAAACCCTTCGTCATTCTTGAAGGCCTGCGCCGCCATATTATCAGCAGCAGCACGCTTCTTGACACAAGGCCGTTCAGGGTTGACGGCCATCTTATCCGGGACGTGGGATACTGGCCGGCGCTGACGCCGACCGGCATACTTCAGAAATCCAGTGATACCGGAGTTTCACATATTGCCCTGGCGATGCCTTCGGATGCGCTGGTAAAAACGTATTCATCCTTCGGGCTGGGAAAACCGACAGGGCTGGGCCTTCCCGGTGAAAGTACTGGTTACTTTCCGTTCAGTCGCCATCGATGGGCTGATATTGAGCGCGCCACCTTCGCTTTTGGCTACGGCCTCCGGGTAACCCCGCTCCAGTTAGCCAGAGCCTATGCCACTCTCGGGGCCTGTGGCGTTTATCATCCGTTATCCGTTACACGGTTATCCGCGCCGGTGTACGGTGAGCAGGTGGCGGACCCGAAGCTTGCCGATGCTGTAATCAGAATGATGGAAAGTGATGTGTTACCCGGCGGAAGTGGCGTAAGGGCAGCTGTACCGGGCTACCGTCTGGCAATAAAAACCGGAACCGCAGAGAAGTTAGGTGCCGGTGGAAAATATGACGGGGGGCATATTACCTATACGGCAGGCGTCGCGCCGGCGAGCCGTCCTGAAGTGGCACTGGTTGTGGTTATTAACAATCCCAAAGCGGGACAGCATTTTGGTGGCTCAGTGGCGGCGCCTGTCTTCGGCCAGATTATCGGTCCGGTGCTTACCCGGCTGAAGATTGCACCGGATGCTTTACGTGCTCCGGTGGTACACCGACAGTCCGGCTGA